Sequence from the Gemmatimonadota bacterium genome:
AACCATCTGCTGCACGAGGTGCGCGAGGCGTTCCAGTTCCATCCTGCGGCAATGGGGAAGGAGATCGCCCTCGAGGCCGACCTCCCCTCGTTCGTGCTGCGCTCCGATCCTCCCTCCTGAAGCACATTCTCGGCAACCTGTTGAGGAACGCGCTGGAGGCGACCCTTCCCGGGACCACCGTGCGACTCGGCGCCGCGCGTGCTGGAGCAGGCTGCGAGTTCTCGTGCTGGAACGAAGGAGTCATTCCGGCCGAGATCCAGCGTCAGATCTTCCAGCGGAGCTTCAGCACGAAGGGGAGCGGCCGTGGGACCGGGACCTACAGCCTGCGGCTGTTCGTCGAGGTCTACCTTGGTGGCCGGGTCGACTTCACCTCGACCAAAGCAGCAGGGACGCGCTTCTTCATCTGGCTGCCGATGGGGTAGGAGTGAGGTCGCCGAGACGACGGGTTCGCTCGCGACTCCCGCCGTCAGCCAACCACCCGGGAACTGATTCCGCCCCCCACGCCTATGTGGGGCATGCCATTCACGATCGACCTCGGCACCTCCCTCACCGATCATCCGTTGCTCGGGCTCGCGCTGACCTTCGCCGGCGGCGTGGTCACCTCGCTCACGCCCTGCCTCTATCCGATGATCCCGATCACCGCCGCCATCGTCGGCGGCGGTACCACGGCCGAGGGGAGCGGTCGCTCC
This genomic interval carries:
- a CDS encoding ATP-binding protein; this translates as MRNALEATLPGTTVRLGAARAGAGCEFSCWNEGVIPAEIQRQIFQRSFSTKGSGRGTGTYSLRLFVEVYLGGRVDFTSTKAAGTRFFIWLPMG